Proteins co-encoded in one Nicotiana sylvestris chromosome 7, ASM39365v2, whole genome shotgun sequence genomic window:
- the LOC104217519 gene encoding probable E3 ubiquitin-protein ligase ZFP1, whose amino-acid sequence MGQRSMSYNNQIIDLEADQRSQEYIRPEPCVLYRSFIAFPHPNVHTIVSALGNSANFYLHHLPDPREGGLRYGMSSSNGVQPRHPATNVDTAIATSSNHYNPSVAAPSASTDVPDPVNHGLHDQRPFSSTHGILGISAHSFGRNDPYMDSVRGSVKQKNHSALAGPNTSVIPVITRARESDVSLTDTVSFPPYGGNGSSSSIEDGVQRSGRNRSASGPYTVSQNNNNHLLQGNYVGQAYQFPGNPWLDLPFNSSGGEAETWAWNQAAPFPYTPGGCMDAGNMGVQGYQVTASNGGLTSFLYPPIPHGPPNHHHPPPDTQCVGGRNMSFSPQMTSSSHRNLRNSSSNHTNNPFQGVVDGGSRYIGPFPPTGFRFYRPLRREFMLETNTQQGNLPNMRVLLENGVAMLDVPGYHEVGDAVDQHRDMHLDIDHMSYEELLALGEQIGDVTTGLSEEAIVSNLKTRIFLSSETPCPHESATCLDHKTDFCVICQTDYVDQEKIGILECRHEYHEECVKKWLIGKNTCPICKSTALFTEKLEL is encoded by the exons ATGGGGCAAAGGAGCATGTCATACAATAATCAAATAATTGATTTGGAAGCAGATCAGCGGAGTCAAGAGTATATCCGACCGGAGCCTTGTGTGTTGTACAGGAGCTTTATAGCTTTTCCACATCCAAATGTCCACACTATAGTATCAGCTCTAGGAAACAGTGCTAATTTCTATTTGCACCATCTACCAGACCCTCGAGAAGGCGGTTTACGTTATGGGATGTCATCGTCCAATGGGGTTCAACCGCGCCATCCTGCCACCAACGTTGACACAGCAATTGCAACATCATCAAATCACTATAACCCTAGCGTGGCTGCTCCATCTGCATCGACAGATGTTCCAGATCCAGTAAATCATGGGTTACATGATCAGCGTCCATTCTCCAGCACTCACGGCATCCTTGGAATTAGTGCACACAGTTTTGGTAGGAATGATCCGTATATGGACAGTGTCAGAGGCTCAGTGAAGCAAAAGAATCATTCTGCTTTGGCGGGACCTAATACTTCCGTCATCCCAGTGATCACAAGAGCACGTGAATCTGATGTTTCTTTGACAGATACTGTATCATTTCCTCCATATGGAGGGAATGGGTCATCATCGTCCATTGAAGATGGAGTACAGAGAAGTGGTAGGAACAGATCTGCTAGTGGTCCATATACTGTATCGCAAAATAACAACAATCATCTGCTTCAAGGAAACTATGTTGGCCAAGCCTATCAGTTTCCTGGCAATCCTTGGTTGGATCTGCCTTTCAATAGTAGCGGTGGTGAGGCTGAAACTTGGGCCTGGAATCAGGCTGCTCCTTTTCCATATACGCCCG GTGGCTGTATGGATGCTGGAAACATGGGTGTGCAAGGTTATCAAGTAACTGCCAGCAACGGAGGTTTGACTAGTTTTCTGTATCCACCCATTCCTCACGGACCACCCAACCATCATCACCCGCCACCTGATACGCAATGTGTGGGGGGCCGCAATATGAGCTTCTCTCCGCAGATGACATCATCTTCACACAGAAATCTACGAAATAGTTCGTCCAATCACACTAATAATCCATTCCAAGGTGTTGTAGACGGAGGGTCTAGATATATCGGACCCTTCCCACCGACTGGCTTTAGGTTTTACAGACCTCTTCGAAGGGAATTCATGCTTGAAACAAATACTCAACAAGGCAACCTCCCTAACATGAGAGTTTTGCTAGAAAAT GGAGTGGCAATGCTGGATGTTCCTGGGTACCATGAAGTTGGTGATGCTGTTGATCAGCACAGAGATATGCATTTGGACATAGATCACATGTCTTATGAG GAACTTCTTGCACTGGGGGAGCAAATTGGCGATGTGACCACTGGTTTATCAGAGGAAGCCATTGTTAGCAATTTGAAAACGAGAATATTTTTGTCTTCCGAGACTCCTTGCCCTCATGAAAGTGCTACATGCTTAGATCACAAAACAGATTTCTGTGTCATATGCCAG ACTGATTACGTAGACCAAGAAAAGATTGGCATTCTTGAGTGCAGGCACGAGTATCATGAAGAGTGCGTAAAGAAATGGTTGATTGGGAAGAATACTTGTCCTATCTGCAAATCCACAGCATTGTTTACAGAGAAACTCGAATTGTGA
- the LOC138873217 gene encoding uncharacterized protein, protein MNSIIWNVRSVKTKKAFERLINMNRQHHFHFIGIMEPKQKARKLEWYKRKIGMLQAFGNISNKIWVFVDKDHIVEVLINMEQQMTMKITNMNTQLSVIVTFVYAKRNLIERRELWDSMLQGSIYTWWNGHAGDDCIFKRLDRCLANAEFQQMFPALEITHLSKVGSGHNPMLLKCREDVAPVKKAFRFLNFWTKHPTFKAVVKDNWRVDFAGDPFILFNHKLKKLKKVLSTWSRATYGDIFQKIATLEEVEFWKQKSGMIWFQDGDRSTRFFHAQVNGRRKRLQLKRIQNEAGIWLEEEAEMAEEAVRFYQAQFHEESVPSSFDILQHIPTMVDSGKNIELVQQPTKEEIKSAVYRLNGESAGGTDGFNGVEEDEIWRKIYKAGVWFVSNNWYSILLNGQPHGFFRSTRGVKQGDPLSSALFILAEEALSRELNSLHNNLYFYGFGLPKWSPKINHLAYADDIIILSSSDATSLQLIMQILSSYKAASGQLINKSKFVVYMHHSTSAQVIDKVQRITGIPKQEFPFTYLGCPIFYLRRKMDYYKDLITKWAHQIDTGHLRTTYDCHVKREMWASDHYMIWLLLCSINFGGISEQNQPSGAISCAKNTARNSNPIIVPWRGGSHVWIKMLECRDIIEHQILWQLKMGSSLFWYENWTRLGALYFVTPSDFVGDEEVQNIYDVVIEGQWNEERIRGILPEDLATHILENIQPPSRNDMIDKPVWMLETRGEFSVKGNPGRSSVGFVLRNEDGDVVYACGKEIQEGSNSVAEARAILEALKYCVGNGYVLIELNTDSMMLKI, encoded by the exons ATGAATTCGATCATATGGAATGTGAGATCAGTCAAGACAAAGAAAGCATTTGAAAGACTAATCAATATGAATAGGCAGCATCACTTTCATTTCATAGGGATTATGGAACCAAAACAGAAGGCAAGAAAGCTGGAATGGTACAAAAGAAAAATTGGAATGTTACAAGCTTTTGGtaacatatcaaacaaaatatgggTGTTTGTAGATAAAGATCATATAGTAGAGGTTCTGATTAACATGGAACAGCAGATGACAATGAAGATCACCAATATGAACACCCAACTGTCAGTCATAGTAACCTTTGTGTATGCTAAACGTAATCTCATTGAGCGTAGAGAATTATGGGATAGCAT GCTTCAAGGCAGCATATATACTTGGTGGAATGGACATGCTGGAGATGATTGTATTTTCAAGAGATTGGATAGGTGCTTGGCTAATGCAGAATTTCAACAGATGTTTCCTGCTCTTGAAATCACTCACTTATCTAAAGTAGGGTCTGGTCATAACCCTATGTTATTGAAGTGTAGAGAAGATGTAGCACCAGTAAAAAAGGCATTCAGATTTCTCAATTTTTGGACAAAACATCCCACTTTCAAGGCTGTTGTAAAGGACAACTGGAGGGTTGATTTTGCTGGTGATCCTTTTATTCTGTTTAATCACAAgttgaagaaactaaagaaagtGTTATCAACATGGAGTAGGGCAACCTATGGGGATATATTTCAGAAAATAGCAACTTTAGAGGAAGTG GAATTTTGGAAGCAAAAATCTGGTatgatttggttccaagatggaGACAGGAGCACAAGGTTTTTTCATGCACAAGTAAATGGTAGAAGGAAGAGACTCCAATTGAAAAGAATACAGAATGAAGCAGGAATCTGGTTGGAAGAGGAGGCAGAGATGGCAGAGGAAGCAGTAAGGTTCTATCAAGCACAATTCCATGAAGAATCAGTCCCTAGCTCATTTGACATTTTGCAACATATCCCTACAATGGTGGACAGTGGTAAAAACATTGAATTAGTGCAACAGCCAACCAAGGAAGAGATAAAAAGTGCAGTTTATAGGCTCAATGGAGAAAGTGCTGGAGGTACAGATGGTTTTAATG GTGTTGAGGAAGATGAGATTTGGAGAAAGATTTATAAGGCTGGTGTTTGGTTTGTTTCCAATAACTGGTACTCTATCCTATTAAATGGACAACCTCATGGTTTCTTTAGATCAACTAGAGGTGTGAAGCAAGGTGACCCACTGTCATCTGCACTTTTTATTCTGGCTGAAGAAGCATTATCTCGAGAGCTGAACTCTTTACACAATAACCTGTATTTCTATGGATTTGGGCTGCCCAAATGGAGTCCCAAGATAAATCATCTAGCATATGCTGATGATATAATTATCTTGTCATCATCAGATGCCACATCTTTACAACTCATAATGCAAATCTTGTCATCATATAAAGCTGCGTCTGGGCAATTGATAAACAAGAGTAAATTTGTAGTCTATATGCATCATTCTACCAGTGCACAAGTGATTGATAAGGTTCAGAGGATTACAGGTATTCCAAAGCAGGAGTTTCCATTTACTTACCTTGGATGTCCAATATTCTATCTTAGAAGGAAAATGGATTACTATAAAGATCTTATAACAAAG TGGGCACATCAAATAGACACTGGGCATCTTAGAACAACTTATGATTGCCATGTGAAGAGGGAGATGTGGGCTTCAGATCACTACATGATATGGCTACTGCTTTGTTCTATAAACTTTGGTGGAATTTCAGAACAAAACCAACCCAGTGGAGCTATTTCATGTGCCAAAAATACTGCAAGAAACTCAAATCCTATCATAGTTCCTTGGAGGGGTGGATCCCATGTGTGGATAAAAATGCTAGAGTGTAGGGATATCATAGAGCATCAGATTTTATGGCAACTCAAGATGGGATCATCCCTATTTTGGTATGAAAACTGGACGAGGCTGGGTGCACTATATTTTGTTACCCCTTCAGATTTTGTGGGAGATGAAGAAGTGCAGAACATATATGATGTGGTAATTGAGGGACAGTGGAATGAAGAAAGAATAAGAGGGATTCTTCCAGAAGACCTTGCTACTCATATATTGGAGAACATTCAACCTCCATCTAGGAATGATATGATTGACAAGCCTGTTTGGATGCTTGAGACAAGGGGGGAGTTTAGTGTCAA GGGCAACCCTGGTAGGAGTTCAGTAGGCTTTGTTTTGAGAAATGAGGATGGGGATGTAGTGTATGCTTGTGGTAAGGAGATTCAGGAGGGATCTAATTCTGTTGCAGAAGCAAGAGCAATCCTTGAAGCACTGAAGTACTGTGTTGGGAATGGCTATGTGTTAATTGAGTTGAACACTGATTCAATGATGCTGAAAATATAA